A region of Crenobacter cavernae DNA encodes the following proteins:
- a CDS encoding DEAD/DEAH box helicase: MTFSSLGLIEPLLKTLDTIGYQTPTPVQVQTIPAILARRDLMAAAQTGSGKTAGFALPLLQRLAMEGPQVASNSVRALVLVPTRELAEQVHQSFREYGTHLPLRTDVVYGGVSINPQMMKMRRGLDILVATPGRLLDLLDHNALRLSAVSILVLDEADRLLDMGFADEIGRILAQLPKDRQNLFFSATFPPAVQALAEKMLRNPARIEVQPAPTVEATIRQRAIEVDASRRTQLLCHLIHESCWDRVLVFVATKHSAEQLADKLGKAGIKAAAFHGELSQGARSHVLAEFKACRLQVVVATDVAARGIDIEQLPAVVNYDLPRSAVDYIHRIGRTGRAGESGTAVSFISAASEPHFRLIEKRQRLRLSREQISGFEPIATTAPVTALMTASLAGPSTGGIKGKRKSKKDKLREAVARKND, encoded by the coding sequence ATGACGTTCTCCTCCCTCGGTTTGATCGAACCGCTGTTGAAAACCCTCGACACCATCGGCTACCAAACGCCTACGCCGGTGCAGGTGCAGACGATTCCGGCAATTCTGGCTAGGCGTGATCTGATGGCGGCGGCGCAAACCGGTAGCGGCAAGACCGCCGGCTTTGCGTTGCCGCTCTTGCAACGTCTGGCCATGGAGGGCCCGCAAGTGGCCAGCAATTCAGTGCGCGCCTTGGTGCTGGTGCCAACTCGCGAACTGGCTGAGCAGGTGCATCAGAGCTTTCGTGAATACGGCACGCACCTGCCACTGCGCACCGATGTGGTTTACGGCGGGGTAAGCATCAACCCGCAGATGATGAAAATGCGCAGAGGCCTCGACATCCTGGTCGCCACACCAGGCCGCTTGCTCGACTTGCTAGACCACAATGCACTTAGGCTTTCTGCGGTCTCGATACTGGTGCTGGATGAGGCGGATCGCCTGCTGGATATGGGCTTTGCCGACGAGATCGGGCGTATCCTGGCGCAGCTTCCGAAGGATCGCCAAAACCTGTTCTTCTCCGCCACTTTTCCGCCCGCAGTACAGGCGCTCGCTGAAAAGATGCTACGCAATCCGGCCCGCATTGAGGTGCAACCCGCGCCGACCGTCGAAGCTACCATCCGGCAGCGAGCCATTGAGGTCGATGCCAGCCGCCGCACCCAATTGTTATGTCATCTGATTCACGAAAGCTGCTGGGACCGGGTGCTTGTTTTTGTTGCCACCAAACACTCTGCGGAACAGCTAGCCGACAAGCTGGGCAAAGCCGGAATCAAGGCAGCCGCCTTCCATGGCGAACTCAGTCAAGGTGCACGCAGCCATGTCTTGGCAGAATTCAAAGCTTGCCGATTGCAGGTGGTCGTCGCCACGGATGTCGCCGCTCGCGGTATCGACATTGAGCAATTGCCTGCCGTGGTGAACTACGACCTGCCGCGATCCGCGGTCGACTACATTCACCGCATCGGCCGCACCGGCCGCGCGGGCGAAAGCGGTACCGCGGTCAGCTTCATCAGTGCGGCCTCCGAACCGCATTTCCGGCTCATAGAAAAGCGTCAACGCCTCCGCCTGTCACGCGAACAAATCTCGGGCTTTGAACCTATCGCAACCACGGCACCAGTCACTGCATTGATGACTGCGTCATTAGCAGGGCCCTCTACCGGCGGTATCAAAGGTAAACGCAAGAGCAAGAAAGACAAGCTACGCGAAGCCGTTGCACGCAAAAATGATTAG
- a CDS encoding YceH family protein — MDDQYQFDPAEVRVLGALIEKQALTPDAYPLTLNALVSACNQLTSREPVMTLTESRVSEALDALIEAKLVAERLPAGGRVAKYEHRLGWEWRLEGVQLAALALLLLRGAQTSAEIKGRAGRVYPFSGVDEVETALNALADKYPPLVAKLGRQPGEREARWTHCLCGELSAAEAFADEDGATGAGLAGRVAALETEVAELKARLAALEARLNP; from the coding sequence ATGGACGACCAATACCAGTTTGACCCGGCCGAGGTGCGCGTGCTCGGCGCGCTGATCGAGAAGCAGGCGCTGACGCCGGATGCCTACCCGCTGACGCTGAATGCGCTGGTCAGCGCCTGCAACCAGCTGACCAGCCGCGAGCCGGTCATGACGCTGACCGAAAGCCGCGTCAGCGAGGCGCTCGATGCGCTGATCGAGGCCAAGCTGGTCGCCGAACGGCTGCCGGCCGGCGGCCGGGTCGCCAAGTACGAGCACCGGCTCGGCTGGGAGTGGCGGCTGGAGGGGGTGCAGTTGGCGGCGTTGGCGCTGTTGCTGTTGCGCGGCGCGCAGACCTCGGCCGAGATCAAGGGCCGCGCCGGCCGGGTCTACCCGTTCAGCGGCGTCGACGAGGTCGAGACGGCACTCAACGCGCTGGCCGACAAGTACCCGCCGCTGGTCGCCAAGCTCGGGCGCCAGCCCGGCGAGCGCGAAGCGCGCTGGACGCATTGCCTGTGCGGCGAATTGTCCGCGGCCGAGGCGTTCGCGGACGAAGACGGGGCGACCGGGGCCGGGCTCGCCGGCCGCGTCGCGGCGCTCGAAACCGAAGTCGCCGAGCTGAAAGCCCGGCTGGCCGCACTCGAAGCGCGATTGAACCCGTGA
- a CDS encoding MEKHLA domain-containing protein, producing MPLFANPNFFLLLTGSYQRLTGKPLLDATLAEAEAMRWLYEDAPFCVLAHDTAASPVFVYANRTAQRCFGYDWDEFTRLESRLSAEAPNRDERQRLLEAVQRDGFADGYRGLRIARDGRRFWIEDVTVWNLIDERGVYHGQAATYRRWRDA from the coding sequence TTGCCCCTATTCGCCAATCCCAACTTCTTCCTCCTGCTGACCGGCAGCTACCAGCGCCTGACCGGCAAACCGCTGCTCGATGCGACGTTGGCCGAGGCCGAGGCGATGCGCTGGCTGTACGAGGACGCGCCGTTCTGCGTGCTGGCGCACGACACGGCGGCGAGCCCGGTGTTCGTGTACGCCAACCGCACCGCGCAGCGCTGTTTCGGCTACGACTGGGACGAATTCACGCGGCTGGAATCGCGGCTGTCGGCCGAGGCGCCGAATCGCGACGAGCGCCAGCGGCTGCTCGAGGCGGTACAGCGCGACGGTTTCGCCGACGGTTATCGCGGCCTGCGCATCGCCCGTGACGGGCGGCGCTTCTGGATCGAGGACGTGACGGTGTGGAACCTGATCGACGAGCGCGGCGTGTACCACGGGCAGGCGGCCACCTACCGGCGCTGGCGCGACGCCTGA
- a CDS encoding DUF1993 domain-containing protein: protein MSVSMYQASIPGLIRSLDSLAAILAKAEQFAADRNIEPGALLNARLAPDMYPLLRQVQIASDTAKGCAARLAGVEVPAYPDTEASFAELKERIGKTATFLQGVTPEQLDGSATRTVVLKMRSGELSFSGQDYLFQFVLPNFYFHVTTAYDILRHNGLAIGKRDYLGQP from the coding sequence ATGTCCGTTTCCATGTACCAAGCCTCGATACCGGGCCTGATCCGTTCGCTGGACAGCCTGGCGGCCATTCTCGCCAAGGCCGAGCAGTTCGCCGCCGACAGGAACATCGAGCCCGGCGCGCTGCTCAACGCCCGGCTGGCGCCCGACATGTATCCGCTGCTGCGCCAGGTGCAGATCGCCAGCGACACCGCCAAGGGCTGCGCGGCGCGGCTGGCCGGCGTCGAGGTTCCCGCCTATCCGGACACCGAGGCGAGCTTCGCCGAGCTTAAAGAACGCATCGGCAAAACCGCGACCTTCCTGCAAGGCGTGACCCCGGAACAGCTCGACGGCAGCGCCACCCGCACCGTGGTGCTGAAAATGCGCAGCGGCGAATTGAGCTTCAGCGGGCAGGATTACCTGTTCCAGTTCGTGTTGCCGAACTTCTATTTCCACGTCACCACCGCCTACGACATCCTGCGCCACAACGGACTGGCCATCGGCAAGCGCGACTACCTCGGCCAACCTTGA
- the amrS gene encoding AmmeMemoRadiSam system radical SAM enzyme: MKEALYPGRYWHSLGDGRIQCDLCPRYCRLHADQRGACFVRQRVDDQMILTAYGRSSGFCIDPIEKKPLNHFYPGSSVLSFGTAGCNLTCKFCQNWDISKSREMETLAAVAGPEAIAEAAAAYGCKSVAFTYNDPVIFAEYAMDVADACHERGVKAVAVTAGYMGAEARRDFYAKMDAANVDLKAFTDEFYFKLAGARLQPVLETLEYLRHETDVWLEITTLLIPGKNDSDDEIRAESRWIAKELGGDVPLHFTAFHPDYKMSDVPPTPPATLTRARAIALAEGLQYVYTGNVHDAEGATTYCPACHAPLIVRDWHAIESYRLTQGGRCPDCSAPIAGRFERFDRQFGRRRIPIRIGS; this comes from the coding sequence ATGAAGGAAGCTCTTTACCCCGGCCGTTACTGGCATTCCCTCGGTGATGGACGTATCCAGTGCGACCTGTGCCCGCGCTACTGTCGCCTGCACGCGGACCAGCGCGGCGCCTGCTTCGTGCGCCAGCGGGTCGACGATCAGATGATCCTGACCGCCTATGGCCGCTCGTCGGGTTTCTGCATCGATCCGATCGAGAAAAAGCCGCTCAACCATTTCTACCCCGGCAGCAGCGTGCTGTCCTTCGGCACGGCCGGCTGCAACCTGACGTGCAAGTTTTGTCAGAACTGGGACATCAGCAAGTCGCGCGAGATGGAGACGCTCGCCGCCGTGGCGGGGCCCGAAGCCATCGCCGAGGCGGCAGCGGCCTACGGCTGCAAGAGCGTGGCCTTCACCTACAACGACCCGGTGATCTTCGCCGAATACGCGATGGACGTGGCCGACGCCTGCCACGAGCGGGGCGTCAAGGCGGTGGCGGTGACCGCCGGCTACATGGGCGCGGAAGCACGGCGCGACTTCTACGCCAAGATGGATGCGGCGAACGTCGACCTGAAGGCCTTCACCGATGAATTTTATTTCAAGCTCGCCGGGGCCCGCCTGCAGCCGGTGCTGGAGACGCTCGAGTATCTGAGGCACGAGACCGACGTCTGGCTCGAAATCACGACGCTGCTCATCCCCGGCAAGAACGACAGCGACGACGAAATCCGCGCCGAGTCGCGGTGGATCGCGAAGGAGCTCGGCGGCGACGTGCCGCTGCATTTCACGGCCTTCCATCCCGACTACAAGATGAGCGACGTGCCGCCGACGCCGCCCGCCACGCTTACCCGCGCGCGCGCGATCGCCCTCGCCGAAGGGCTGCAATACGTCTACACGGGCAACGTCCACGACGCCGAAGGCGCCACGACCTACTGCCCGGCATGCCACGCGCCGCTCATCGTGCGCGACTGGCATGCCATCGAATCCTACCGCCTCACCCAAGGCGGCAGGTGTCCCGACTGCTCCGCACCGATCGCGGGACGCTTCGAACGGTTCGACCGCCAGTTCGGGCGCCGACGAATTCCGATTCGCATCGGGAGCTAG
- the gmtX gene encoding gamma-mobile-trio protein GmtX — protein sequence MHPDDLLEQLKANANPRKQKNLDIIHAVCREQYERGAKDFSVATISRIAQERGGPVKSTIHNKTGDDFKGLIKVWAEYTGGVTRKVRKVSENPIYAVLDKIENPAVRAVMGAVLAENQKLKREVNLLKANAEVVIDMRRIAATVPGEMVEVLPATTGLTDSEKEALRHAISDGLMQDEGWTQDDHGRILSTRGRPIFKVGFVSAIRKLLGQ from the coding sequence ATGCATCCTGACGATCTGCTGGAACAACTGAAGGCCAACGCCAACCCGCGCAAGCAGAAGAACCTCGACATTATTCATGCCGTCTGCCGCGAGCAGTACGAGCGTGGAGCCAAGGACTTCTCCGTGGCAACGATCTCCCGGATCGCACAGGAGCGCGGCGGGCCGGTGAAATCGACCATCCACAACAAGACTGGCGATGACTTCAAGGGGCTGATCAAAGTCTGGGCCGAGTATACCGGCGGCGTCACCCGCAAAGTGCGCAAGGTAAGCGAGAACCCTATTTACGCCGTGCTCGACAAGATCGAGAACCCGGCCGTGCGGGCGGTGATGGGGGCCGTCCTGGCCGAGAATCAGAAGCTTAAACGCGAGGTGAATCTGCTCAAGGCCAATGCCGAAGTCGTGATCGACATGCGCAGGATCGCTGCGACCGTACCTGGCGAAATGGTTGAGGTCCTGCCGGCCACCACCGGCCTCACCGATTCAGAAAAGGAGGCTTTGCGCCACGCCATCAGCGACGGGCTGATGCAGGACGAAGGCTGGACCCAGGATGACCATGGCCGCATTTTGAGCACGAGGGGCAGGCCAATCTTCAAGGTCGGATTCGTCTCCGCGATCCGGAAACTCCTTGGGCAGTAG
- a CDS encoding FKBP-type peptidyl-prolyl cis-trans isomerase — protein MKITQNTAVTLRMKVTDNQGLVYDDGKNPVSYLHGDYDNLFPKLEAALEGQESGFQTTLELATEDTFGERDEALVTTMPKAEFPSGIKVGGQIQRTGPDGKLRYYFVTKIKGPTVLLDGNHPLCGKTLRFALKVVDVRVATAEEIAHQHVHGEHGHQH, from the coding sequence ATGAAAATCACCCAAAACACCGCCGTCACTCTGCGAATGAAAGTCACAGACAACCAGGGTCTGGTTTACGACGATGGCAAGAACCCAGTCTCCTACCTGCACGGCGATTACGATAACCTCTTCCCCAAACTGGAAGCCGCACTTGAAGGTCAGGAATCAGGCTTTCAAACCACGCTGGAACTCGCTACCGAAGACACCTTCGGCGAACGCGACGAAGCCCTGGTCACCACGATGCCCAAGGCCGAATTCCCGTCCGGCATCAAGGTGGGCGGCCAGATCCAACGTACCGGCCCGGATGGCAAACTGCGCTACTATTTCGTTACCAAGATCAAAGGCCCAACCGTATTGCTGGACGGCAACCACCCACTTTGCGGTAAAACCCTGCGCTTCGCCCTCAAAGTTGTGGACGTACGAGTGGCAACCGCCGAGGAAATTGCCCACCAGCATGTACATGGCGAGCACGGGCATCAGCACTGA
- a CDS encoding zf-TFIIB domain-containing protein — MHCPACKDTTLVMSERSGIEIDYCPQCRGVWLDRGELDKIIQHSLRDLGGYSQPAAAPAPAPAPRQEHAGYAPPRHDGGRHHHDDQRHYKKKKSFWEELFD, encoded by the coding sequence ATGCATTGTCCGGCCTGCAAGGACACGACGCTGGTAATGAGCGAACGCTCGGGAATCGAAATCGACTACTGCCCGCAATGCCGCGGCGTCTGGCTCGATCGCGGCGAGCTCGACAAGATCATCCAGCACTCGCTGCGCGACCTGGGCGGCTACAGCCAGCCCGCCGCCGCGCCGGCACCTGCGCCGGCTCCGCGCCAGGAACATGCCGGCTACGCGCCGCCGCGCCACGACGGCGGCCGTCACCATCACGACGACCAGCGCCATTACAAAAAGAAGAAGAGCTTCTGGGAAGAGTTGTTCGACTGA
- the gmtZ gene encoding gamma-mobile-trio integrase GmtZ, which translates to MVKKTRGAKIRGTTLNFDPKFRFLLTLDPGFEAWRQLAAEWWPQQKRASAKLTALAAFFIRYLHGQDLDKLPLAVFRQGSAQHDLWATLELGRLLGREGTKQHDTISDFLEWVLRSHLAEVDADGHRVVPAHLRNPFPRLRPQVTGKGADLSFAHVRALDSRMADWCDLADEWLGEQRQNVQGKRASLDKFFVTYIAGLNLPRNPIRFLHREERLPDFSETWVSSKVKGAIGALSMTDVQAINAVADFLDWVLATKLSIADEHGYRLVPPELHNPVKRFSHRGLAAPTESVRAALSIRYIKELRHMLAEGPYFRDWGWAQQAMQGGNSGGTWFVVDPKLVNRADPDCVWRERETTKYEQDRKGWPAVVTELWSPVRAVALYLKLELPLRTFQVRMLDSGEADTWRYVHGLEGGSFIRNDSPLATGSEARPYQRGVFHRSQREVGAGLFINTNKTADINKAENHKGYVVPWAHEAALYWLEKLRNWQERYNPIAEPMPWRDLEYKQFGGTPPHPEVLEARGTACFLFRDAAADGADRAKPLTANALDRIWYLLLARLEEKCRARSETLDDGTPIQFINPDSDSATHYPLHALRVSLISYLVLDLQLPLPVVSKFIAGHARIIMTLYYTKFGQAYMREVLAEAESKQLQADQQNHARFLMDATLEQVSQRFASLSEDALRAAIGHQSAATFVFEDKGICPVGSGMCDVGGEPLNDSVKPVYGPVPGYPQERNCVRCRFFLTGPAFLPGLQAHFNTLSYEAQERSERHNDLHEEVTLMENRRADCERDGRPFSEARELQRLSQRYEAEAEAMGTLVNDLQATYHLIGRSLEILKQAEKDGVQLVAVGELNDLETAFIETPSELHQIEVLCENAVIYPEIDARKPALRRAQILDLMLEFNNMPPVFFRLTPKQQLAAGNAVMKLIQSRTGSLKGALDYVEGLRRLRELGIVDDTWDAIAEVVAGTPARDIINTARTQRALPNRAGDDHAS; encoded by the coding sequence ATGGTGAAGAAAACCCGCGGCGCGAAGATTCGAGGCACCACGCTGAATTTCGACCCGAAATTCCGTTTCTTGCTAACCCTCGATCCCGGCTTCGAAGCCTGGCGACAACTCGCCGCCGAGTGGTGGCCGCAACAGAAACGCGCTTCCGCCAAGCTGACTGCGCTTGCCGCTTTCTTCATACGCTATCTGCACGGCCAGGACCTCGACAAGCTGCCGCTGGCGGTCTTCCGTCAGGGCAGCGCGCAGCACGATCTGTGGGCGACGCTGGAACTGGGCCGGCTCTTGGGACGGGAGGGAACGAAGCAGCACGATACGATCAGCGATTTCCTTGAATGGGTCTTGCGCTCCCATCTTGCTGAGGTGGATGCGGACGGCCACAGAGTCGTGCCTGCCCACCTGCGCAATCCGTTCCCGCGACTGCGCCCCCAAGTGACCGGCAAAGGGGCGGACCTCAGCTTTGCCCATGTGCGCGCGCTTGATTCCCGTATGGCCGACTGGTGCGATCTGGCGGACGAGTGGCTGGGGGAGCAAAGACAAAATGTCCAAGGTAAGCGCGCCTCACTCGACAAGTTCTTCGTCACTTACATCGCGGGCCTGAATCTGCCGCGCAACCCGATCCGCTTCCTGCATCGGGAGGAACGATTACCCGACTTCTCCGAAACATGGGTGTCCAGCAAGGTCAAAGGGGCCATTGGCGCTTTGTCCATGACTGACGTGCAGGCCATCAACGCCGTCGCCGACTTCCTCGACTGGGTGCTAGCAACAAAGCTTTCCATTGCGGACGAGCACGGCTATCGCCTCGTGCCGCCCGAGCTGCATAACCCGGTCAAGCGTTTTTCCCACAGAGGCCTAGCGGCCCCGACCGAATCAGTGCGCGCGGCGCTTTCGATCCGCTACATCAAGGAACTGCGGCACATGCTGGCCGAAGGGCCGTATTTCCGTGACTGGGGATGGGCACAGCAGGCGATGCAGGGGGGTAATAGCGGAGGCACCTGGTTCGTGGTCGACCCGAAACTCGTCAATCGCGCCGATCCCGACTGTGTGTGGCGGGAGCGGGAAACCACAAAGTACGAACAGGACAGAAAGGGATGGCCCGCGGTCGTCACGGAACTGTGGTCGCCGGTGCGCGCGGTCGCGCTCTATTTGAAGCTCGAACTGCCCTTGCGCACCTTCCAGGTTCGCATGCTCGATTCGGGCGAGGCTGACACCTGGCGCTATGTCCATGGGCTGGAGGGCGGTTCCTTCATCCGCAACGACTCGCCGCTCGCCACCGGCAGCGAGGCACGCCCCTACCAGCGCGGGGTCTTTCACCGCAGCCAGCGGGAGGTCGGCGCCGGGCTGTTCATCAACACCAACAAGACTGCCGACATCAACAAGGCAGAGAACCACAAAGGCTACGTCGTCCCTTGGGCGCACGAAGCCGCGCTGTACTGGCTGGAGAAGCTGCGCAACTGGCAGGAACGCTACAATCCGATCGCCGAGCCGATGCCGTGGCGTGACCTGGAGTACAAGCAGTTCGGGGGAACGCCACCACATCCGGAAGTGCTGGAAGCACGCGGCACGGCCTGCTTCCTGTTCCGCGACGCGGCGGCCGACGGCGCTGATCGTGCAAAGCCACTTACTGCAAATGCCCTGGATCGCATCTGGTACTTGCTGCTCGCTCGCCTCGAAGAAAAGTGCCGGGCACGAAGTGAAACGCTGGATGACGGCACCCCGATCCAGTTCATCAACCCGGATTCGGACTCGGCAACCCACTACCCGCTGCACGCCTTGCGCGTCTCGCTGATCAGCTACCTGGTGCTTGACCTGCAACTGCCATTGCCGGTGGTGTCCAAGTTCATCGCCGGCCACGCCCGCATCATCATGACCCTCTACTACACCAAGTTCGGTCAAGCCTATATGCGTGAGGTGCTGGCCGAAGCCGAGAGCAAGCAATTGCAGGCCGACCAGCAGAACCACGCCCGCTTCCTCATGGATGCGACGCTTGAACAGGTGAGCCAGCGCTTTGCCAGCCTCTCCGAGGATGCTTTGCGCGCCGCGATCGGCCACCAATCGGCTGCGACCTTCGTCTTCGAGGACAAGGGGATCTGCCCTGTGGGCAGCGGGATGTGCGATGTGGGTGGAGAGCCCCTGAATGATAGCGTCAAGCCAGTTTACGGCCCCGTGCCCGGCTATCCGCAGGAGCGCAACTGCGTACGCTGCCGCTTCTTCCTGACCGGCCCCGCCTTCCTGCCCGGCTTGCAGGCCCATTTCAATACGCTGAGCTACGAGGCTCAAGAACGCTCGGAACGCCACAACGACCTTCACGAAGAAGTCACCCTGATGGAAAACCGCCGCGCCGATTGCGAACGCGACGGCCGGCCTTTCTCCGAAGCGCGCGAACTGCAACGCCTGTCGCAGCGTTATGAGGCGGAGGCCGAGGCGATGGGCACGCTGGTCAACGACTTGCAGGCGACCTATCACCTGATCGGCCGCTCGTTGGAAATCCTCAAGCAGGCCGAAAAGGATGGTGTGCAGTTGGTGGCCGTCGGCGAACTGAACGACCTGGAAACGGCCTTTATCGAAACCCCTTCGGAACTGCACCAGATCGAGGTCCTGTGCGAGAACGCCGTGATCTATCCGGAGATCGATGCGCGCAAGCCTGCGCTGCGGCGGGCCCAGATCCTCGACCTGATGCTCGAATTCAACAATATGCCGCCCGTGTTCTTCCGCCTCACCCCCAAGCAGCAATTGGCGGCTGGCAATGCCGTGATGAAGTTGATCCAGTCGCGCACCGGCTCACTCAAGGGCGCACTGGACTATGTGGAGGGGCTGCGACGCCTGCGCGAACTCGGCATCGTGGACGACACCTGGGATGCCATTGCGGAAGTCGTAGCCGGCACCCCGGCACGCGACATCATCAATACGGCCCGCACCCAGCGGGCTCTGCCGAACAGGGCGGGAGACGATCATGCATCCTGA
- a CDS encoding DUF2798 domain-containing protein — MHSKKVVITAQVFISGMMAFLMTGFFTILHLGLTSAMVDAWTSSFVIAWPVAFGFSLVVSPVAFMMAGRLVANRAPAPVE, encoded by the coding sequence ATGCACAGTAAGAAAGTCGTGATCACCGCCCAGGTCTTCATCTCCGGGATGATGGCCTTCCTTATGACCGGATTCTTCACCATTCTTCATCTCGGTTTGACCTCCGCCATGGTGGACGCTTGGACCAGCTCGTTCGTGATTGCCTGGCCCGTAGCCTTCGGCTTTTCCCTGGTAGTGTCGCCGGTGGCGTTCATGATGGCCGGCCGACTGGTGGCCAACCGTGCTCCAGCACCAGTTGAGTGA
- the gmtY gene encoding gamma-mobile-trio recombinase GmtY, with protein MEHVTMRGKIHRDNTGVVAEIPVIVTEHGPLRPLVEYLLERVHVRSHIWMVKLAQAVSLLLDYMAANHDCYDNPKDLFAGFVQRLYTGTVGEDGTDPSGLYWQGRSPAVVRQLVNPLSEFSDWMAERQGTRPLNPWRQATRGEELLAWAAWHQKRDRAFLAHAWDRETASLQMTRARNALLQKTPVIDHETVKFFPDERIHDLLFKGFIVPGKQKSPRLEERLNLRDILITLLLHYGGLRMSEPFHLYVQDVVPDPLHPERARVRVYHPSLGTAPPDWLDAKGKPTRCSRDAYLRGKWGMLPRTEYASTDQWHAGWKGNALDSKAHCMEVSWFPAWAGELFWQLWVFYMAQRAHMRCDHPFSFVTQQGKPYAIDSFERQHRRAVERIGLTPAKALGTTPHAHRHAYGQRLADAKIDPIFRKKALHHKSLESQTVYTEPDRAKLTRALEEASQREREGATLPPPDFLEYGFRDVDPLGLLSGPHPTLLRRG; from the coding sequence ATGGAACACGTCACGATGCGCGGCAAGATCCATCGGGATAACACCGGTGTCGTCGCAGAGATTCCGGTGATCGTTACCGAACACGGTCCCTTGCGCCCCTTGGTGGAATACCTGCTGGAGCGGGTCCATGTTCGCAGCCATATCTGGATGGTCAAGCTCGCACAGGCAGTGAGCCTGTTGCTCGACTACATGGCCGCGAATCATGACTGTTACGACAACCCCAAGGATCTCTTCGCCGGTTTCGTACAGCGGCTCTATACCGGCACGGTGGGCGAGGATGGCACCGACCCGAGCGGACTGTATTGGCAGGGGCGCAGCCCCGCCGTGGTGCGGCAGTTGGTCAATCCGCTCTCCGAGTTCTCCGACTGGATGGCCGAGCGGCAGGGAACGAGGCCGCTTAATCCGTGGCGACAGGCCACGCGCGGCGAGGAACTGCTGGCTTGGGCCGCGTGGCATCAGAAACGCGATCGTGCCTTCCTGGCGCATGCCTGGGACCGGGAAACTGCGTCGCTACAGATGACCCGCGCCCGCAACGCCTTGCTCCAGAAGACGCCGGTCATCGATCACGAGACGGTCAAATTCTTCCCCGACGAGCGTATTCACGATTTGTTGTTCAAGGGCTTCATCGTGCCCGGCAAGCAGAAAAGCCCGCGCCTGGAAGAGCGACTGAACCTGCGTGACATTCTGATTACGTTGCTGCTGCATTACGGCGGCCTGCGCATGTCCGAGCCGTTCCACCTGTATGTCCAGGATGTGGTGCCTGATCCGCTCCATCCCGAGCGAGCGCGAGTGCGCGTCTACCATCCAAGCCTTGGCACCGCGCCGCCCGACTGGCTGGACGCCAAGGGCAAGCCGACCCGCTGCAGCCGGGATGCCTATCTGCGCGGCAAGTGGGGGATGCTGCCGCGTACGGAGTACGCCTCGACCGACCAGTGGCACGCTGGCTGGAAGGGCAATGCACTCGATAGCAAGGCGCATTGCATGGAGGTGAGCTGGTTCCCGGCCTGGGCCGGCGAGCTGTTCTGGCAACTGTGGGTGTTCTACATGGCGCAGCGTGCGCACATGCGCTGCGACCATCCGTTCTCCTTCGTGACACAGCAAGGGAAGCCGTATGCGATTGACAGCTTCGAGCGGCAGCACCGCCGGGCGGTTGAACGCATCGGGCTGACACCGGCCAAGGCGCTCGGCACCACCCCGCACGCGCACCGCCATGCCTACGGACAGCGTCTGGCAGATGCGAAGATCGATCCGATCTTCCGCAAGAAGGCGCTGCACCACAAGTCGCTGGAATCGCAGACCGTCTATACCGAGCCGGATCGCGCCAAGCTGACCCGCGCGTTGGAGGAGGCCTCGCAACGGGAAAGGGAGGGCGCGACGCTGCCTCCGCCCGATTTCCTCGAATACGGCTTCAGGGACGTCGATCCGCTGGGCCTGCTGAGCGGCCCGCACCCGACACTCTTGAGGAGAGGCTGA